One part of the Sorangiineae bacterium MSr11954 genome encodes these proteins:
- a CDS encoding sterol desaturase family protein has translation MHSTAPSPPTTILRPLLRVVYPIFMLVVLNGVGVWLVASGYPRHLLVLVLVVAIGASFLVERVIPYNEHWNQSHDDVGRDWTHFLVNEVANVASVSALPLVAGLAPWGGLWPSGWPLAVQLGLAILVLDFGVTITHWASHRIPLLWRFHAVHHSVKRHYGFNGLMKHPVHQAIELTVGVAPLVVLGIPPGVASLLALATAIQLLLQHSNADYATGPMGYVLALNKGHRFHHQKWPGIGDVNFGLFTNLWDFLLGTWSFDEKRRFTSDDFGIGDEPDYPTGYWDQLTAPFRPKARS, from the coding sequence ATGCATAGTACAGCGCCTTCGCCCCCGACGACGATCCTGCGACCGCTCCTGCGCGTCGTTTATCCCATTTTCATGTTGGTGGTGCTCAATGGAGTGGGCGTTTGGTTGGTCGCGTCCGGCTACCCGCGCCACCTCCTCGTTTTGGTGCTCGTGGTGGCCATCGGCGCCTCTTTTCTCGTCGAACGGGTCATTCCGTACAACGAGCATTGGAATCAGTCGCACGACGACGTGGGCCGCGATTGGACGCACTTTTTGGTGAACGAGGTCGCGAACGTCGCGAGCGTCAGCGCCTTGCCCCTGGTCGCTGGGCTCGCGCCTTGGGGCGGGCTCTGGCCGTCGGGCTGGCCTCTCGCCGTGCAGCTCGGCCTGGCCATCCTCGTCTTGGACTTCGGTGTCACGATCACCCATTGGGCCAGCCACCGTATCCCGCTTCTCTGGCGCTTTCATGCCGTTCATCATTCGGTCAAACGCCACTATGGGTTCAACGGATTGATGAAACACCCCGTCCATCAGGCGATCGAGCTGACGGTGGGGGTCGCGCCGCTCGTCGTGCTCGGCATTCCGCCGGGGGTCGCTTCGCTGCTCGCCCTCGCCACGGCCATCCAGCTGCTCCTCCAGCACTCCAACGCGGACTACGCGACCGGGCCCATGGGATACGTGTTGGCGCTGAACAAAGGGCATCGATTCCACCACCAGAAGTGGCCAGGGATCGGCGACGTGAATTTCGGGCTCTTCACGAACCTCTGGGACTTCTTGCTCGGAACATGGTCGTTCGACGAAAAACGCCGCTTCACGTCCGACGACTTTGGAATCGGCGACGAACCCGATTATCCGACCGGCTATTGGGATCAGCTCACGGCGCCGTTCCGACCGAAGGCGCGATCGTGA
- a CDS encoding fatty acid desaturase codes for MVRSARLPTISRLGRDLLETRSSQRWRTLARPFGLLGLYAVAYRMGWWFATPAIVFLVFVAIVTSAHDVVHGSLGLGRRGTEWALFALGAVLLASGHSYRTSHLQHHRVFPGPDDPEGDPARMTFWGAVRHGPSFLPRLWYWAWKRSCGRERRWLLAEALWAALVLFAGIALWPATHAVLVYAAMVHSGAWVFPLLTVHLPHRDYGETPLTQTHTLRGRIVPALFLELTYHLEHHLYPQVPSHNLAKLSRRLDPVFREAGVVPWRVP; via the coding sequence ATGGTGCGTAGCGCCCGATTGCCCACCATCAGCCGATTGGGGCGCGATCTGCTCGAGACCCGTTCCAGCCAGCGGTGGAGGACCCTCGCGCGTCCCTTCGGGCTCCTCGGGCTCTACGCCGTCGCGTACCGCATGGGGTGGTGGTTCGCGACGCCCGCCATCGTCTTTCTCGTCTTCGTGGCGATCGTCACCTCGGCGCACGACGTCGTCCATGGCTCGCTGGGCCTCGGTCGCCGGGGCACCGAGTGGGCGCTCTTCGCGCTGGGCGCGGTGCTGCTCGCCAGCGGCCACTCCTACCGCACCAGCCACTTGCAACATCATCGCGTCTTCCCGGGGCCGGACGATCCCGAAGGCGATCCTGCGCGCATGACGTTCTGGGGAGCCGTACGGCACGGCCCGTCGTTCTTGCCGCGCCTATGGTATTGGGCGTGGAAGCGTTCCTGCGGCCGCGAGCGTCGCTGGCTCCTCGCCGAAGCGCTTTGGGCCGCGCTGGTGCTTTTCGCCGGCATCGCCCTCTGGCCCGCGACCCACGCCGTTCTCGTCTACGCGGCCATGGTCCACTCGGGCGCATGGGTCTTTCCATTGCTCACCGTGCACCTACCGCATCGCGACTACGGCGAGACCCCGCTGACCCAAACACACACGCTCCGCGGCCGCATCGTCCCGGCGCTCTTTCTCGAGCTCACGTACCACCTCGAGCATCATCTTTATCCTCAAGTGCCGAGTCACAACCTGGCCAAGCTCTCGCGGCGCCTGGATCCCGTCTTTCGCGAAGCGGGCGTGGTGCCCTGGCGTGTACCTTGA
- a CDS encoding DUF3841 domain-containing protein — translation MRLWTVAHEELIAEARRTGYGQPSWERVEPRWIPAYRWVLEKMRERGVTEERDRVDRPPIWAWHSCLSWHQPPTRETIDLLLGLDPCNRAGLRMVTWTARKDRILLSRYGAWCALLDRVVAGEEPSDPGDLFCPPLAEAEPPTWWRPGDELQASVTGLSSEDIEAIDSLETWSPSSEPGRSG, via the coding sequence GTGAGATTGTGGACCGTTGCGCACGAGGAGCTCATCGCGGAGGCTCGGAGGACCGGATACGGCCAGCCGTCCTGGGAGCGCGTCGAGCCACGCTGGATCCCCGCGTACCGGTGGGTGCTCGAAAAAATGCGCGAGCGCGGGGTGACCGAGGAGCGTGATCGCGTCGATCGGCCGCCCATTTGGGCTTGGCATTCTTGCCTTTCGTGGCACCAACCCCCAACGCGGGAGACGATCGATCTCCTGCTCGGCCTCGACCCCTGCAATCGCGCGGGCCTGCGCATGGTCACGTGGACGGCGCGGAAGGACCGGATCCTTCTGTCGCGCTATGGCGCCTGGTGCGCGCTGCTCGACCGGGTCGTCGCGGGCGAAGAGCCGTCCGATCCGGGCGATCTATTCTGCCCGCCGCTCGCGGAAGCGGAGCCACCCACATGGTGGCGCCCGGGCGACGAGCTGCAAGCGAGCGTGACCGGCCTTTCATCCGAGGACATCGAGGCGATCGACTCCCTCGAGACCTGGAGTCCGTCGAGCGAACCCGGACGGAGCGGGTAA
- a CDS encoding helix-turn-helix transcriptional regulator, which yields MSSSWKGSVFFSDRVFAYLGAVGVTNLHVHHAVQIALARGGSKLEMVDRAGSAEVGSAFVIPADTHHAIRAPCPWALLLYVDPESDVGASLQSLVGASGSLGWRTAAQGLPSVGLDDPRDLRRATERLLLAFEKAKPVGATSALHPAIRDALELLPSLVRAGSVRARDIARRVGMSESRLMHLFREQIGMPLRPYVRWLRLKVAAEQVRRGANLTEAAHAAGFTDSAHLSNVFHATFGLTPSEIARGTDWVE from the coding sequence GTGTCGAGCTCGTGGAAAGGTTCCGTCTTCTTCTCCGATCGCGTATTCGCGTACCTGGGCGCCGTGGGCGTGACGAACCTTCACGTCCACCACGCCGTTCAGATCGCGCTGGCGCGGGGCGGCTCCAAGCTGGAGATGGTCGACCGCGCAGGCTCCGCCGAGGTGGGATCCGCCTTCGTCATTCCGGCGGATACCCACCACGCGATCCGAGCGCCATGTCCATGGGCGCTGCTCCTGTACGTCGATCCGGAGAGCGATGTCGGCGCGTCCCTGCAATCGTTGGTGGGCGCATCGGGATCGCTTGGATGGCGAACTGCGGCGCAAGGCCTGCCGTCGGTCGGCCTCGACGATCCAAGGGATCTCCGGCGGGCAACGGAGCGCCTGCTCCTCGCCTTCGAAAAAGCGAAGCCCGTCGGAGCCACGTCGGCCCTTCACCCCGCGATTCGGGATGCGCTGGAGCTCCTGCCTTCGCTCGTACGAGCTGGCAGCGTCCGCGCGCGCGACATCGCGCGGCGTGTTGGCATGTCCGAAAGTCGTTTGATGCACCTCTTTCGGGAGCAAATCGGTATGCCGCTGCGGCCCTATGTTCGCTGGCTGCGCTTGAAGGTGGCCGCCGAGCAGGTGCGCCGGGGCGCGAACCTGACCGAGGCCGCGCACGCAGCGGGCTTTACGGACAGCGCGCACTTGAGCAATGTCTTTCACGCGACATTCGGCTTGACCCCCTCGGAGATCGCGCGCGGGACGGACTGGGTCGAATAG
- a CDS encoding NAD(P)/FAD-dependent oxidoreductase: MYDIAVIGAGMAGMATAARLQAAGLQTLVLEAHGLPGGCAGYFRRSGFAFDVGATTLVDFEPNGVGGELLRTIGMPPLDGEVLPGYVGWLPDRTVTLHRDHALWESERLRALGDTPAHRDLWAFFDELASVFWTASRRGVKLPIRSLADALSAAKALGLRHLPLARYLSWTVGDALRARGLQDDAPLRALLSMLIEDTVHGTLDQAPLLNGVLGATIRGAGLTRARGGMYGFWRRFTAHYRRTGGELRVGTTVTAIRGTEGDFTVETSRGPFRAHRIVSALPAQLTARIGPAEVREALAPFLRRDRDAVGGALVVFLGVPEEEVTGVPWTHHQLLQSYDAPLGDGNNMFISVSAPGDTESAPAGHRAVMISTHCELAPWEGLTDEAYARSKREAGERLVGLARRVYPNLGSAPQIHRVGTPRTYERFTRRLRGAVGGFRLSQKNANQNAIPHDIGMRGFWLCGDTTWPGLGTVACVLGSRIVATSVLGGRAEQAYFRPSLSEASHGA, encoded by the coding sequence ATGTACGACATCGCCGTGATTGGCGCCGGAATGGCGGGGATGGCCACCGCGGCCCGGCTGCAAGCCGCCGGACTGCAAACCCTGGTGCTCGAGGCGCACGGCCTGCCGGGAGGCTGCGCCGGGTATTTTCGCCGATCCGGATTTGCGTTCGACGTGGGGGCGACGACCCTGGTCGACTTCGAACCGAACGGGGTCGGGGGTGAGCTCCTTCGGACCATCGGCATGCCCCCGCTCGATGGCGAGGTGCTCCCGGGCTATGTCGGCTGGCTCCCCGATCGCACCGTGACCCTGCATCGCGATCACGCTCTCTGGGAGTCCGAGCGGCTTCGCGCGCTGGGCGACACCCCCGCGCACCGCGACTTATGGGCGTTCTTCGATGAGTTGGCCTCGGTCTTCTGGACGGCCAGCCGCCGGGGCGTGAAGCTCCCCATTCGGAGTTTGGCGGACGCCCTCTCGGCCGCAAAGGCGCTCGGCCTTCGCCATCTCCCGCTCGCGCGCTACCTCTCGTGGACGGTGGGGGACGCGCTGCGCGCACGGGGCCTCCAGGACGATGCACCGCTGCGCGCGCTGCTATCGATGCTGATCGAGGACACCGTGCACGGCACCCTGGACCAGGCGCCGCTCCTCAACGGCGTGCTCGGCGCCACCATTCGTGGGGCCGGGCTCACCCGCGCCCGCGGCGGAATGTACGGCTTCTGGCGCCGCTTCACCGCGCACTACCGGCGCACGGGCGGTGAGCTCCGGGTGGGCACCACGGTCACGGCCATTCGTGGGACGGAGGGCGATTTCACGGTCGAGACCAGCCGCGGCCCATTTCGCGCGCACCGGATCGTGAGCGCGCTCCCGGCGCAGCTCACGGCCCGCATCGGACCCGCGGAGGTGAGGGAAGCGCTCGCGCCGTTTCTCCGGCGCGATCGCGACGCGGTGGGCGGCGCGCTGGTGGTGTTTTTGGGCGTGCCCGAGGAGGAAGTGACCGGCGTGCCCTGGACGCACCATCAACTGCTCCAGAGCTACGACGCGCCCCTCGGCGATGGAAACAACATGTTCATCTCGGTCTCCGCGCCAGGCGACACCGAGAGCGCCCCCGCGGGGCATCGCGCGGTGATGATCTCGACCCATTGCGAGCTCGCGCCGTGGGAGGGCCTCACCGACGAGGCGTACGCGCGGAGCAAGCGCGAGGCGGGCGAGCGGCTCGTCGGCCTCGCCCGGCGCGTCTATCCAAACCTCGGAAGCGCGCCGCAGATCCATCGCGTTGGCACCCCGCGAACCTACGAGCGCTTCACCCGCCGGCTGCGCGGCGCCGTGGGCGGATTTCGGCTCTCGCAAAAGAACGCGAATCAAAACGCCATTCCGCACGACATTGGCATGCGCGGCTTTTGGCTCTGCGGGGACACCACGTGGCCCGGCCTGGGGACCGTCGCCTGCGTGCTCGGCAGCCGCATCGTGGCGACCTCCGTGCTCGGCGGCCGCGCGGAGCAAGCGTATTTCCGCCCTTCGCTCTCGGAGGCGTCGCATGGTGCGTAG